Proteins co-encoded in one Polynucleobacter sp. MG-6-Vaara-E2 genomic window:
- a CDS encoding ferredoxin--NADP reductase, protein MAAYHTETVLTVHHWNDTLFSFTTTRNKGLRFRSGHFLMIGLEVEGKPLVRAYSVASPNYEEHLEFLSIKVQDGPLTSRLQKIQVGDPILVSEKSVGTLVLDDLNPGKHLYLFSTGTGLAPFMSIIRDPETYEKFEKVVLIHGVRLVSELAYADYIKNELTQDEYLGELIREKLIYYPTVTREAFKHTGRLTTAIESGQLFKDIGLPPLDPAVDRAMICGSPSMLKETSEMLDAKGFKVSPSLGQMGDYVFERAFVEK, encoded by the coding sequence ATGGCCGCATATCACACCGAAACCGTTCTCACCGTTCATCACTGGAACGACACTTTATTTAGCTTTACTACTACCCGCAATAAAGGCCTGCGCTTTCGCAGTGGCCACTTCTTGATGATTGGTCTTGAGGTAGAAGGCAAACCATTAGTGCGCGCCTATAGTGTTGCTAGCCCTAACTACGAAGAGCATTTGGAATTCTTGAGCATTAAAGTACAAGATGGTCCATTAACATCGCGCCTTCAAAAGATTCAGGTTGGTGACCCAATTTTGGTGAGCGAAAAGTCTGTTGGCACTTTGGTATTGGATGACTTAAACCCAGGTAAGCACCTCTATCTCTTTAGTACTGGCACTGGCCTTGCTCCATTCATGAGCATTATTCGCGATCCAGAAACCTATGAAAAGTTTGAAAAGGTTGTATTGATCCATGGTGTGCGCTTGGTAAGTGAACTCGCTTATGCCGACTACATCAAAAATGAACTCACTCAAGATGAGTACCTTGGTGAATTGATTCGCGAAAAATTGATCTACTACCCAACTGTGACACGTGAAGCATTCAAACACACCGGTCGTCTCACAACCGCGATTGAGTCGGGTCAACTCTTTAAAGATATTGGCTTGCCACCACTTGATCCTGCTGTTGATCGCGCCATGATTTGTGGCAGCCCATCGATGCTCAAGGAAACTTCTGAGATGCTAGATGCCAAAGGCTTCAAAGTTTCACCAAGCCTTGGTCAAATGGGTGACTATGTCTTCGAACGTGCATTCGTAGAGAAGTAA
- a CDS encoding sulfite exporter TauE/SafE family protein has product MIQFFIDSSHFIISGALVGLLVGMTGVGGGSLMTPLLTIIFGVAPTTAVGTDLAFAAITKGFGTAAHRLHGNVRWDIVRLLCTGSITTAIISILLLKFVGPVSKNFNHFISLSIGISVLLTAASLLFRTKLLKWVQDNPKLLPTGSRLKLATIIVGAAIGVLVTISSIGAGAIGATLILLLYPHLKPAQVAGTDIAYAVPLTALAGIGHWWLGNVHFDLLFGLLIGSVPAIWLGAKLSSVLSERITRATLATTLFLVGIKLVCS; this is encoded by the coding sequence ATGATCCAATTTTTTATAGATTCCTCGCATTTCATTATTTCAGGCGCATTAGTTGGCCTCTTAGTTGGCATGACTGGTGTAGGCGGCGGGTCACTCATGACTCCACTACTAACCATTATCTTTGGCGTAGCACCAACTACTGCAGTAGGAACGGATTTAGCTTTTGCAGCCATCACTAAGGGCTTTGGCACAGCTGCGCACAGACTACATGGAAACGTTCGCTGGGATATTGTTCGTCTTTTGTGCACCGGTAGCATCACAACTGCAATCATTTCGATTCTTTTATTAAAGTTTGTTGGCCCCGTTTCAAAAAACTTCAATCACTTCATCAGTCTCTCCATTGGCATTTCAGTTCTTTTAACTGCTGCGTCATTACTGTTTAGAACAAAACTATTGAAGTGGGTTCAAGATAATCCAAAACTTCTCCCCACAGGCTCACGCTTAAAGCTAGCGACCATTATTGTTGGAGCAGCAATCGGTGTATTGGTTACGATCTCATCAATTGGCGCTGGCGCAATTGGCGCAACACTCATCCTCCTGCTTTACCCTCATCTCAAACCAGCACAAGTGGCTGGCACTGATATCGCTTACGCCGTTCCACTAACTGCCTTAGCTGGTATTGGTCACTGGTGGCTTGGTAACGTTCATTTTGACTTGCTATTTGGATTATTAATTGGATCAGTTCCAGCCATTTGGTTAGGTGCCAAACTCTCCAGCGTACTATCAGAACGCATTACTAGAGCAACCCTTGCTACAACGCTATTTTTAGTGGGCATTAAATTAGTTTGCTCATGA
- the hscA gene encoding Fe-S protein assembly chaperone HscA: MALLQISEPGKSLAPHQRRIAVGIDLGTTNSLVAIVKDALPKVLRDEQGRELLPSVVRYLPNGRTQAGFEALESIVVDPKNTIVSVKRFMGRCLTDVEHIESAPYDFVDQPGMLKLRTVAGDKSPIEVSAEILARLRQLAEDSVNDDIVGAVITVPAYFDDAQRQATKDAAKLAGIEVLRLLNEPTAAAIAYGLDNASEGVYAVYDLGGGTFDISILRMSRGVFEVLSTGGDSALGGDDFDHRLYCWVIEQAKLSPLSIHDHRTLLQACKHAKEQLSHNPLARVHETLADGTVVNVGVSQAQFFEITQNLVAKTLMACKKALRDASLKAEDVKGVVMVGGSTRMPNVQRAVGELFGSKPLNNLNPDQVVALGAAMQADLLAGNQSKDDEWLLLDVIPLSLGIETMGGLVEKIIPRNTPIPVARAQDFTTFKDGQTALAIQVVQGERELAQDCRSLGRFELRGIPAMAAGAARIRVTFQVDADGLLSVSAMEQGSGVQASIDIKPSYGLTDAEITRMLKDGFASAKEDLLSRSLREEQVNAQRLLDAVQTALASDRNLLNADEQAAIDQEMAVLQKILNEETDSDVVRKAVDHAAKATDEFAQMRMNHSIQKALSGKNVAEI; this comes from the coding sequence ATGGCCTTATTGCAAATCTCTGAACCCGGTAAGTCACTGGCGCCACATCAGCGCCGTATTGCCGTAGGCATTGATTTAGGTACCACCAATTCTTTGGTAGCCATCGTTAAAGATGCGCTTCCTAAGGTGCTCCGTGATGAACAAGGGCGCGAACTGCTTCCTTCAGTGGTGCGTTATTTACCTAATGGCCGCACCCAAGCTGGATTTGAGGCGCTTGAGAGCATTGTCGTTGATCCAAAGAACACAATTGTTTCAGTTAAGCGTTTCATGGGGCGCTGTTTGACAGATGTCGAGCATATTGAGAGTGCGCCTTATGATTTTGTTGATCAGCCCGGCATGCTTAAGCTCAGAACCGTTGCTGGTGACAAAAGTCCTATTGAAGTGTCTGCAGAAATTCTGGCACGTTTGCGCCAGTTAGCTGAAGACTCTGTGAATGATGACATCGTTGGTGCAGTCATTACAGTGCCAGCGTATTTTGATGATGCGCAGCGACAAGCAACCAAAGATGCGGCCAAGTTAGCAGGCATCGAAGTCCTGCGTTTACTCAATGAACCAACAGCAGCCGCAATTGCTTATGGATTGGATAACGCCTCTGAAGGTGTCTACGCTGTCTATGACTTAGGTGGTGGCACCTTTGATATCTCTATTTTGCGTATGAGTAGAGGCGTGTTTGAGGTGCTCTCTACTGGTGGTGATTCTGCTTTAGGTGGCGATGATTTTGATCACCGCTTGTATTGCTGGGTGATTGAACAAGCCAAGTTATCACCCCTATCAATTCATGACCATCGCACATTACTGCAAGCTTGTAAGCACGCTAAAGAGCAGCTTAGTCATAACCCTCTTGCTCGGGTTCATGAGACTCTTGCCGATGGTACGGTAGTCAATGTTGGTGTTAGCCAAGCCCAGTTTTTCGAAATTACCCAAAACTTAGTTGCTAAAACTTTAATGGCTTGTAAAAAAGCCTTGCGCGATGCCAGCTTAAAAGCAGAAGATGTTAAAGGCGTCGTGATGGTGGGTGGCTCAACCCGGATGCCCAATGTTCAGCGTGCTGTTGGTGAGTTATTTGGTAGCAAGCCCTTAAATAATTTAAATCCTGATCAAGTCGTTGCGCTAGGCGCAGCAATGCAAGCAGATTTATTAGCGGGCAATCAAAGCAAAGATGATGAGTGGCTTTTATTAGATGTCATTCCGCTCTCTTTAGGTATTGAGACAATGGGTGGTTTAGTGGAAAAAATCATTCCCCGTAATACACCAATTCCAGTAGCAAGAGCGCAAGACTTCACGACTTTTAAAGATGGCCAGACTGCTTTGGCCATTCAGGTAGTGCAGGGTGAACGTGAGCTAGCGCAAGACTGCCGCTCACTTGGTCGTTTTGAATTGCGCGGTATACCTGCAATGGCCGCAGGGGCTGCACGTATTCGAGTCACTTTCCAAGTCGATGCTGATGGCTTGTTATCCGTAAGTGCTATGGAGCAAGGCTCGGGAGTTCAAGCCTCGATTGATATCAAGCCGTCTTATGGTTTAACCGATGCTGAAATTACTCGAATGCTGAAAGATGGATTTGCATCAGCTAAAGAGGATTTGCTCTCTAGATCTTTACGTGAAGAGCAGGTCAATGCACAACGCTTGTTAGATGCGGTACAAACAGCATTAGCAAGCGATCGCAATCTTCTCAATGCTGATGAGCAAGCAGCTATTGATCAAGAGATGGCTGTGCTACAAAAGATTTTGAATGAAGAAACCGATAGTGATGTTGTTCGAAAAGCGGTTGATCATGCCGCCAAAGCTACCGATGAGTTTGCGCAGATGCGCATGAATCACAGTATTCAAAAAGCGCTATCAGGCAAGAATGTTGCCGAGATTTAA
- a CDS encoding sulfate adenylyltransferase subunit 1 — protein MTTNQNHQNVVRFITAGSVDDGKSTLIGRLLYDTKSILVDQLESLSKTKHARVTSSDAGVDLALLTDGLEAEREQGITIDVAYRYFSTPKRKFIVADAPGHEQYTRNLVTGASQSDVAVILVDATRVDLNTTPATLLAQTKRHAAIVHLLGLRHVVFAINKMDLFEFDEKVYNTIKASIEDLTQKIGLPKPTLIPISALLGANVVTVSKHTPWYKGPTLLEWLESLDTSPESEKLALRFPVQYVARQDGSASDDFRGYLGEIESGSIRKGQKIKILPGGSEATVAEIYLGNRSSSKQTNGSNAVDSAQTGQAVAIQLAEDIDISRGSLFISAEDSKPPVLSKQLSADLCWLDSEPLSLSRKYALRHTTNTVGAKVKNIEQVLDVQTLSHASDVHALSTNEIGRVDFILQKPIVADLFDQSQRTGAFILIDEATNHTVAAGMIREAVAQ, from the coding sequence ATGACTACCAACCAAAATCACCAAAACGTAGTGCGCTTTATTACTGCTGGTAGTGTTGACGATGGTAAGAGTACGCTGATTGGACGCCTACTATATGACACCAAATCTATTTTGGTAGATCAACTAGAGTCTCTCTCCAAAACCAAACATGCTCGCGTTACCTCATCTGATGCGGGTGTTGACTTAGCCCTTCTGACCGATGGCCTAGAAGCTGAACGTGAGCAAGGCATTACGATTGATGTGGCTTACCGCTATTTCTCAACACCGAAACGTAAATTTATTGTTGCTGATGCCCCTGGTCATGAGCAATACACCCGCAACTTAGTTACTGGCGCATCGCAGTCTGATGTAGCAGTAATTTTGGTTGACGCTACCCGCGTTGATCTCAATACCACTCCAGCTACCCTCTTGGCACAAACTAAACGTCATGCAGCGATCGTGCATTTACTAGGTTTGCGTCATGTAGTCTTTGCAATCAATAAGATGGATTTATTTGAGTTTGATGAGAAGGTTTACAACACTATCAAAGCTTCTATTGAAGATCTAACTCAGAAGATTGGTTTACCTAAGCCAACCTTAATTCCGATTTCTGCTTTATTGGGCGCTAATGTGGTTACAGTCAGTAAACATACTCCCTGGTACAAAGGTCCTACACTGCTTGAGTGGCTAGAAAGCCTCGATACCAGTCCTGAGTCTGAAAAACTGGCTTTGCGATTCCCGGTTCAGTATGTAGCACGCCAAGATGGCAGCGCTTCAGATGACTTCCGCGGCTACCTTGGTGAAATTGAGTCTGGCAGTATTCGTAAGGGTCAAAAGATTAAGATTCTACCTGGCGGGTCTGAAGCGACAGTTGCTGAAATCTATTTAGGCAATCGATCAAGCAGCAAGCAGACCAATGGTAGCAATGCTGTTGACTCTGCCCAAACTGGTCAGGCCGTTGCTATTCAGTTAGCCGAAGATATTGATATTTCACGTGGCTCACTGTTTATTAGCGCGGAAGATAGCAAGCCGCCAGTATTAAGCAAACAACTTTCCGCTGATTTGTGCTGGTTAGATAGCGAACCTCTTTCATTAAGTCGTAAATATGCTTTGCGTCACACCACCAATACTGTTGGCGCCAAAGTCAAAAATATTGAGCAAGTATTAGATGTACAAACTCTCTCACACGCCAGTGATGTGCATGCACTGTCCACTAATGAAATCGGACGTGTAGATTTTATTTTACAAAAGCCCATTGTTGCCGATCTATTTGATCAATCCCAACGTACTGGTGCATTCATTTTGATTGATGAAGCAACCAACCACACTGTTGCTGCAGGCATGATTCGTGAGGCCGTAGCGCAATAA
- the fdx gene encoding ISC system 2Fe-2S type ferredoxin has translation MTQIVVLPHSEYCPEGAVVEVAPGTSICEALLENDIPIEHACDMVCACTTCHVIVKEGFNSLNPPDENEEDMLDRAWGLNPQSRLSCQAIVSKEDLVIEIPKYSINHAKENH, from the coding sequence ATGACCCAAATTGTTGTTCTTCCCCATAGTGAATATTGCCCAGAAGGTGCGGTAGTTGAAGTGGCGCCTGGCACTTCAATTTGTGAAGCGCTTCTTGAGAATGACATTCCGATTGAGCATGCGTGCGATATGGTCTGTGCTTGCACTACCTGTCACGTCATCGTAAAAGAGGGTTTTAATAGTTTGAATCCCCCCGATGAGAATGAAGAAGATATGTTGGATCGCGCTTGGGGACTCAACCCTCAGTCCCGTTTATCTTGCCAAGCCATTGTTTCTAAAGAAGATTTAGTAATTGAGATCCCTAAATACTCTATTAATCATGCTAAAGAGAATCACTAA
- a CDS encoding disulfide bond formation protein B yields the protein MTRSQYLFLSLFSLALVAFAVVLQQTGYQGVSFLPCPLCILQRVGYLGVAIFCFLAVGFSPVRKLFHGLAALSAAYGFSVAAQQVWLLSHPESSCGIDPLEVWINQFQLAKGLPWLLKADGLCSAKLPAILGLQVPEWSLFWFGVLLLVLLITFFRNSRA from the coding sequence ATGACCCGATCTCAATACCTTTTCCTCTCTTTATTTAGTCTTGCACTGGTTGCTTTTGCAGTTGTCTTACAGCAGACAGGCTATCAAGGGGTGAGTTTTTTGCCGTGCCCCTTATGCATCTTGCAACGGGTTGGCTATTTAGGCGTCGCCATTTTTTGTTTCTTGGCTGTCGGCTTTTCTCCAGTTCGAAAATTATTTCATGGCTTGGCTGCTTTATCAGCGGCTTATGGGTTCTCGGTGGCTGCACAACAGGTATGGCTTTTGTCTCACCCAGAAAGCTCCTGCGGTATCGATCCGCTAGAAGTATGGATTAATCAATTTCAGTTAGCCAAAGGCCTGCCTTGGTTATTAAAGGCTGATGGCCTTTGCTCGGCAAAACTTCCAGCCATTCTAGGTTTGCAAGTGCCAGAATGGTCCTTATTTTGGTTTGGGGTGTTATTGCTTGTTTTGCTAATTACTTTCTTTAGAAATTCTCGTGCTTAG
- a CDS encoding phosphoadenylyl-sulfate reductase, producing the protein MITPEFWSIPTSTLTPAELDNKSAVLKQRIVDISKRYSDVRFATSLAAEDMVLTDAISKAKANIKLFTLATGRLHQETADMVKTTENRYGVSIEKTYPQENDIQAFIDQYGMNGFYDGEEPKKACCGARKIKPLNAALLGADAWITGQRREQSTTRTELNLEELDDARGIAKFNPLFDWSEADIWAYIKQENVPIHPLHLKGFPSIGCEPCTRQVKKGEDIRAGRWWWLQSDSKECGLHVNK; encoded by the coding sequence ATGATTACGCCAGAATTTTGGTCAATACCAACAAGCACCCTTACACCAGCAGAGCTTGATAATAAGTCTGCTGTTTTAAAGCAGCGAATCGTTGATATTTCCAAACGATATTCCGATGTTCGTTTTGCAACGAGTCTGGCTGCTGAAGACATGGTGTTGACAGATGCTATTAGTAAAGCCAAAGCAAATATCAAGTTATTCACATTAGCTACAGGTCGCTTGCATCAAGAAACCGCTGATATGGTTAAGACAACGGAAAATCGGTATGGTGTTTCGATCGAAAAAACTTACCCCCAAGAAAATGATATCCAGGCCTTTATTGATCAATATGGCATGAATGGCTTTTATGATGGCGAAGAGCCTAAGAAAGCTTGCTGTGGTGCTCGCAAAATTAAACCACTTAATGCGGCCTTGCTTGGCGCTGATGCTTGGATTACCGGCCAACGCCGTGAGCAATCAACTACTCGCACTGAGCTCAATTTAGAAGAACTTGATGATGCAAGAGGCATCGCCAAGTTCAATCCTCTATTTGATTGGAGTGAAGCAGATATCTGGGCTTATATCAAACAAGAGAATGTTCCCATTCATCCGCTACACCTCAAGGGCTTTCCTAGCATTGGCTGCGAACCCTGCACACGCCAAGTTAAGAAGGGCGAAGATATCCGAGCTGGTCGCTGGTGGTGGCTACAAAGCGATAGCAAAGAATGTGGCTTGCACGTTAATAAATAA
- a CDS encoding patatin-like phospholipase family protein has translation MTQSSRRNFLKTSTVGAIAVASAPGAIVSSANAQSNPPKSSIEIKANEISKKLFADDGLAIPIAIKPTISNLAKGLDRTMVLGGGGEYYIAWYCGFFHGLYEAGLDMANMPEMVVGTSAGSYIGSSLLSGEFYRLRTEFDFFGKFPEIFSKMAPLATPNLSQMRADKVNMSATDGSIETRRVIGAAALAADNKLNSDRIEKLAALLTGDSKTSWPPNRMYTTGIDCYTGERLVVGQQTAKKNNIALAHGAAASSSLPGVAGPTLLGQRYVMDGGICSNPAHVDLVAGSKRALIITLTNGITGAILTTIPHPIPQNIKDVEATGTKVKWIVAGTPAGVNLLDPKQIEGALRTGYDRAKLEAPKIRDFWA, from the coding sequence ATGACTCAATCTTCACGCCGTAATTTTTTGAAAACTTCTACTGTTGGTGCCATCGCGGTTGCTAGTGCCCCCGGGGCTATTGTGAGCTCTGCTAATGCTCAATCAAACCCACCAAAGTCAAGCATTGAAATTAAAGCAAACGAAATATCTAAAAAATTGTTTGCTGATGATGGCTTGGCAATTCCTATCGCAATAAAACCAACCATTTCCAATTTGGCAAAAGGATTGGATCGCACTATGGTGCTTGGTGGTGGCGGTGAGTATTACATTGCCTGGTATTGCGGATTTTTTCATGGCCTTTATGAAGCTGGTTTAGATATGGCTAATATGCCTGAAATGGTTGTTGGCACTTCTGCTGGTTCGTACATAGGCTCATCACTACTTTCTGGTGAGTTTTATCGTCTGCGAACAGAATTTGATTTTTTCGGTAAGTTTCCAGAAATCTTTTCAAAAATGGCGCCTTTGGCAACACCTAATCTCAGTCAGATGAGGGCTGACAAGGTCAATATGAGTGCTACAGACGGCAGTATTGAAACACGCAGAGTCATTGGCGCAGCCGCGCTGGCCGCTGACAATAAATTAAACAGCGATCGTATTGAAAAATTGGCTGCTTTATTAACGGGTGACAGCAAAACTAGCTGGCCCCCAAATAGAATGTATACAACTGGAATTGATTGCTACACAGGAGAGCGATTGGTTGTCGGTCAGCAAACGGCTAAGAAAAATAATATTGCCTTAGCGCATGGTGCGGCGGCAAGCAGTTCATTGCCAGGGGTTGCTGGACCAACTTTATTAGGTCAGCGCTATGTTATGGACGGAGGTATTTGTTCTAATCCCGCCCATGTGGATCTAGTAGCGGGATCAAAAAGAGCGCTAATCATTACATTAACCAATGGTATTACTGGGGCAATTCTCACAACAATTCCTCACCCAATTCCTCAAAATATTAAAGATGTAGAGGCAACCGGTACAAAGGTAAAGTGGATTGTCGCCGGCACTCCAGCGGGCGTAAATTTATTGGATCCAAAGCAGATCGAGGGCGCATTGCGAACTGGGTATGATCGCGCAAAATTAGAGGCACCAAAAATTAGAGATTTCTGGGCATAG
- the cysD gene encoding sulfate adenylyltransferase subunit CysD, with the protein MSEQKLLDDHLDWLEAESIYIIREVVAQCSNPAMLFSGGKDSIVMFHLARKAFQFGDRPVKLPFPILHIDTGHNYPEVIQYRDDVVKNTGAKLIVGHVEDSIKKGTVRLRKETDSRNAAQAVTLLETIAEYEFDALMGGARRDEEKARAKERIFSFRDEFGQWDPKAQRPELWNLYNARIAKGENMRVFPISNWTELDIWQYIAREKLALPGIYYTHKREVVKKNNLLVPVTDVTPKAAGDVSEILDVRFRTVGDISCTCPVLSTAANPLDIIAETAITEITERGATRMDDQTNEASMERRKKEGYF; encoded by the coding sequence ATGTCAGAACAAAAATTACTTGATGATCACTTAGATTGGCTAGAAGCCGAATCGATCTACATCATCCGTGAGGTGGTAGCACAGTGCTCTAATCCAGCCATGCTCTTCTCAGGCGGCAAAGATTCTATTGTAATGTTTCACCTAGCCCGCAAAGCTTTCCAGTTTGGCGACCGCCCTGTGAAATTACCTTTCCCGATTTTGCATATCGATACTGGTCATAACTATCCAGAAGTCATTCAGTATCGCGATGATGTCGTAAAAAATACCGGTGCAAAACTCATTGTGGGTCACGTTGAAGACTCCATCAAAAAAGGGACTGTGCGTCTGCGTAAAGAAACCGATTCACGTAATGCTGCACAAGCTGTCACCCTACTTGAGACGATCGCTGAATATGAATTTGACGCCCTCATGGGTGGTGCACGCCGAGATGAAGAAAAAGCTCGTGCTAAAGAGCGCATTTTTTCTTTCCGCGATGAATTCGGTCAATGGGATCCAAAAGCACAACGCCCTGAGCTCTGGAACCTTTATAACGCCCGCATTGCTAAAGGTGAGAACATGCGTGTGTTCCCTATTTCAAACTGGACTGAGCTTGATATCTGGCAATACATTGCCCGTGAAAAGCTCGCCTTACCAGGTATTTACTACACTCATAAACGCGAAGTAGTGAAGAAAAATAATCTCCTGGTGCCAGTGACTGATGTCACACCCAAGGCAGCTGGTGATGTTAGTGAAATTCTCGATGTGCGTTTTCGCACTGTTGGCGACATTAGCTGCACCTGCCCAGTACTGAGTACTGCAGCCAATCCTCTAGACATCATTGCTGAAACAGCGATTACTGAAATTACTGAGCGTGGCGCTACTCGCATGGATGATCAAACTAATGAGGCCTCAATGGAGCGCCGCAAGAAAGAAGGTTACTTCTGA
- the cysK gene encoding cysteine synthase A, with protein MTYFTDNSQTIGRTPLVRLNRVTDGAKATVLAKIEGRNPAYSVKCRIGVAMINDAQEKGLLGPGKELVEPTSGNTGIALAFVAAARGIPLTLTMPETMSIERRKLLTALGAKIVLTEGPKGMNGAVAKAKEIAESDPNKYVLLQQFSNPSNPAIHEKTTGPEIWEDTDGKIDVFVAGVGTGGTISGVGRYIKNIKNKKIEVVAVEPTTSPVITQKLNGEEIKPAPHKIQGIGAGFIPDNLDLSVVDKVEQVSNEEAIEFARRIAKEEGILVGISCGAAAAVAVRLAKKPEYAGKTIVVVLPDAAERYLSSALFEGVFDEKGLPA; from the coding sequence ATGACCTACTTTACTGATAACTCCCAAACGATTGGACGTACACCCTTGGTTCGTTTGAACCGTGTGACTGATGGTGCTAAAGCGACTGTGCTCGCCAAGATTGAAGGTCGCAATCCTGCGTATTCAGTCAAATGTCGCATTGGCGTTGCCATGATTAATGATGCCCAAGAGAAGGGCTTGCTTGGACCGGGCAAAGAGCTGGTTGAGCCAACCTCTGGCAATACGGGTATCGCATTGGCTTTCGTGGCTGCTGCTCGTGGCATTCCGCTAACACTCACCATGCCAGAAACCATGAGTATTGAGCGTCGTAAGTTACTCACTGCTTTAGGTGCAAAGATTGTTTTGACCGAAGGCCCCAAAGGCATGAATGGTGCAGTTGCTAAAGCCAAAGAGATTGCTGAGTCTGACCCAAATAAGTATGTATTGCTTCAGCAATTTAGCAACCCATCTAATCCAGCAATCCATGAAAAGACCACTGGCCCAGAAATTTGGGAAGACACTGATGGCAAGATTGATGTATTCGTAGCCGGCGTTGGGACGGGTGGCACTATCTCTGGTGTTGGGCGCTACATTAAGAACATCAAGAATAAAAAGATTGAAGTCGTGGCGGTTGAACCAACTACTAGTCCTGTCATTACCCAAAAACTTAACGGCGAAGAAATTAAACCAGCTCCGCATAAGATTCAAGGCATCGGCGCTGGTTTTATTCCGGACAATTTGGATTTATCGGTTGTTGATAAGGTTGAGCAAGTAAGTAATGAAGAGGCAATTGAGTTTGCTCGCCGCATTGCTAAAGAGGAAGGTATTTTGGTTGGGATCTCTTGTGGCGCAGCTGCTGCGGTAGCAGTTCGCCTTGCTAAGAAGCCTGAGTACGCAGGTAAAACAATCGTAGTTGTACTGCCCGATGCTGCTGAGCGCTATTTGAGCTCTGCGTTGTTTGAGGGTGTGTTTGATGAAAAGGGTTTACCAGCATAA
- a CDS encoding MIP/aquaporin family protein, whose product MKSYLSEFIGTTLLLAIIAGSGIMGETLGAGNAAVALLGNSIATGAGLYVLITLLGPISGAHFNPVVSLMFWKLGHLNRKKMLGYWVCQFTGAVTGIWLTHLMFSLSIIQESTKVRTGMGIWTSEFVSTLVLLSVIRIGDKEAKDRVPMLVALTVTAGYWFTSSTFFANPAVALARSLTNTFVGIAPSDVLGFLLAEVLAALVIIGISFSSKKN is encoded by the coding sequence ATGAAATCTTATCTTTCCGAATTTATTGGCACAACCCTACTATTGGCAATCATTGCTGGCTCAGGAATTATGGGCGAGACCTTGGGAGCAGGTAATGCGGCTGTGGCTTTACTTGGTAACAGCATTGCTACAGGCGCTGGCTTGTATGTCTTGATTACTTTGCTAGGACCTATATCTGGCGCTCACTTTAATCCTGTTGTGAGTTTGATGTTTTGGAAACTAGGTCATCTGAATCGAAAAAAGATGTTAGGTTATTGGGTTTGTCAGTTCACAGGTGCTGTTACTGGAATATGGCTGACGCACTTGATGTTTAGCCTATCCATTATTCAAGAGTCAACCAAAGTCAGAACGGGAATGGGTATATGGACGAGTGAATTCGTATCAACACTCGTATTGCTCTCAGTTATTCGCATTGGTGATAAAGAAGCTAAAGATAGAGTGCCCATGCTCGTTGCCTTAACTGTGACCGCAGGCTACTGGTTTACCTCATCTACTTTCTTTGCTAACCCTGCCGTTGCCTTGGCAAGGAGCCTTACAAATACTTTTGTGGGAATCGCTCCTAGTGATGTATTAGGATTTTTATTAGCTGAAGTATTGGCGGCTTTGGTGATAATTGGAATATCTTTTAGTTCAAAAAAAAATTAA